The proteins below come from a single Pseudomonadota bacterium genomic window:
- a CDS encoding substrate-binding domain-containing protein has product MSKKIRATAAVRSAAAALLVLAATYGACKGEEKAPPAEKRPVILATTTSTVDTGLLDALVPAFEKESGFEVKTVAVGTGEALAMGRRGAADVLLVHAPAAEEKLMAEGFGARRLAVMHNEFLLVGPPDGPLGAKAASAAEALKKIAEGKTVFVSRGDDSGTHKKEMALWKAAGVTPEGGWYVEAGQGMGATLTIANEKRGYTLTDSGTFYSMQNVDLAVAVEGDPLLANPYHVIEVRAEGVNAEGARAFADYIVGAAGQKLIAGFEKGGRKLFTPDAGKVRPGP; this is encoded by the coding sequence ATGTCGAAGAAGATCCGTGCAACCGCCGCCGTCCGCTCCGCCGCCGCCGCGCTCCTCGTGCTCGCCGCGACGTACGGGGCCTGCAAGGGGGAGGAGAAGGCGCCGCCCGCCGAGAAGCGCCCCGTCATCCTCGCGACCACGACGAGCACCGTCGACACGGGGCTGCTCGACGCGCTCGTCCCGGCGTTCGAGAAGGAGAGCGGCTTCGAGGTGAAGACGGTCGCGGTCGGCACGGGCGAGGCGCTCGCGATGGGGCGCAGGGGCGCGGCCGACGTGCTGCTCGTCCACGCGCCGGCGGCCGAGGAGAAGCTGATGGCCGAGGGGTTCGGCGCGCGCCGCCTCGCGGTCATGCACAACGAGTTCCTCCTCGTCGGGCCGCCCGACGGCCCCCTGGGCGCGAAGGCCGCGTCCGCGGCCGAGGCGCTGAAGAAGATCGCCGAGGGCAAGACCGTGTTCGTCTCGCGGGGCGACGACTCCGGCACGCACAAGAAGGAGATGGCGCTCTGGAAGGCGGCGGGGGTCACGCCCGAGGGCGGCTGGTACGTCGAGGCGGGGCAGGGCATGGGCGCGACGCTCACCATCGCGAACGAGAAGCGGGGGTACACGCTCACCGACTCGGGCACCTTCTACTCGATGCAGAACGTCGACCTCGCGGTCGCGGTGGAGGGCGATCCGCTGCTCGCGAACCCGTACCACGTCATCGAGGTCCGGGCCGAGGGCGTCAACGCCGAGGGCGCGCGGGCCTTCGCCGACTACATCGTCGGCGCCGCCGGGCAGAAGCTGATCGCCGGGTTCGAGAAGGGCGGCCGCAAGCTGTTCACGCCCGACGCGGGGAAGGTGCGCCCCGGTCCCTAG
- a CDS encoding carbon starvation protein A: MTLFVAGLILLVAGYFFYGGLVARSVAPDPGRPTPAIACADGVDYVAMPTWRVFLIQLLNIAGLGPVFGPILGAMWGPQVFLWVVLGSILGGAVHDMLAGAVSVRNNGAGLPEIIGRHLGPLARHATTLFILVLMVLVGTVFVKGPAGLIVQILPAETVGGWLGPGAVEALGAQYQGSSLWMWIVMGFIFTYYVFATMLPIDKLIGRVYPFLGACLLVMVVGLLGGIVFGRIQLPELTLANLHPDGVATWPIIFITVSCGAISGFHATQSPLMARCLKSERRMHLVFYGAMITEALIALVWSAAASGYYGGVDGLVEALGPGRNPALVVNEVCVGTMGVVGGVLAVLGVIVLPITSGDTAFRAGRLIAADYLKLPQRRIANRYKIALPMFAISLVLSFVPFGLIWRYFGWANQTLAAVTLWACAVYLARRGRLWWIAALPASFMTVMTVTYILVESRKNGCLGLDHTLGTGIGLAVGLSVLVAFIASAGRLRRQGELPPLPPPNAGGDDPPRPPISGLL; encoded by the coding sequence ATGACCCTTTTCGTCGCCGGATTGATCTTGCTCGTCGCGGGGTACTTCTTCTACGGCGGCCTCGTCGCCAGATCCGTCGCCCCGGACCCCGGCCGCCCCACCCCGGCCATCGCCTGCGCCGACGGCGTCGACTACGTGGCGATGCCGACCTGGCGCGTGTTCCTCATCCAGCTGCTCAACATCGCGGGGCTGGGGCCGGTGTTCGGCCCGATCCTCGGGGCGATGTGGGGGCCGCAGGTCTTCCTGTGGGTCGTTCTCGGCTCGATCCTGGGCGGCGCGGTCCACGACATGCTCGCGGGCGCGGTCTCGGTGCGCAACAACGGCGCGGGCCTGCCGGAGATCATCGGCCGCCACCTCGGGCCCTTGGCCCGCCACGCGACCACGCTGTTCATCCTCGTCCTGATGGTGCTCGTGGGCACGGTGTTCGTGAAGGGCCCGGCCGGGCTGATCGTGCAGATCCTCCCGGCCGAGACCGTCGGCGGCTGGCTCGGGCCGGGCGCGGTCGAGGCGCTCGGGGCGCAGTACCAGGGGAGCTCCTTGTGGATGTGGATCGTGATGGGTTTCATCTTCACGTACTACGTCTTCGCCACGATGCTGCCGATCGACAAGCTGATCGGGCGGGTCTACCCGTTCCTCGGGGCCTGCCTCCTCGTGATGGTGGTCGGCCTGCTGGGCGGGATCGTTTTCGGGAGGATCCAGCTGCCCGAGCTCACGCTCGCGAACCTCCACCCGGACGGCGTCGCCACCTGGCCGATCATCTTCATCACCGTGAGCTGCGGCGCCATCTCCGGGTTCCACGCCACGCAGAGCCCGCTCATGGCCCGCTGCCTGAAGAGCGAGCGGCGCATGCACCTGGTCTTCTACGGCGCGATGATCACCGAGGCGCTGATCGCGCTCGTCTGGTCGGCCGCCGCGTCGGGGTACTACGGCGGCGTGGACGGCCTCGTCGAGGCGCTCGGTCCCGGGCGCAACCCCGCGCTGGTGGTCAACGAGGTGTGCGTCGGCACGATGGGCGTGGTGGGCGGCGTGCTGGCCGTGCTCGGCGTGATCGTGCTGCCGATCACCTCCGGGGACACCGCGTTCCGCGCCGGCCGCCTGATCGCGGCGGACTACCTGAAGCTGCCGCAGCGCAGGATCGCGAACCGCTACAAGATCGCCCTGCCGATGTTCGCGATCTCGCTCGTGCTGAGCTTCGTCCCCTTCGGCCTGATCTGGCGCTACTTCGGGTGGGCCAACCAGACGCTCGCGGCGGTCACCCTGTGGGCCTGCGCCGTGTACCTCGCGCGGCGGGGCCGCCTGTGGTGGATCGCGGCCTTGCCGGCGTCCTTCATGACGGTCATGACGGTGACGTACATCCTGGTGGAGAGCCGCAAGAACGGCTGCCTGGGGCTGGACCACACCCTGGGGACGGGCATCGGCCTCGCGGTCGGGCTCTCGGTGCTCGTCGCGTTCATCGCCTCGGCCGGGCGCCTGCGCCGCCAGGGAGAGCTTCCGCCCCTCCCTCCGCCGAACGCCGGCGGGGACGACCCGCCAAGACCGCCGATCTCCGGCCTCCTCTGA
- the rsfS gene encoding ribosome silencing factor, whose product MDAKELALKIASAALDKQAITIEIIDVGTKVDYASYVVICSGRSERQVDAIATAVEIALKQLKVYPLGVEGREANQWVLMDYGDVVFHVFEDHTRGFYDLEGLWIDAARVPLRAASGA is encoded by the coding sequence TTGGACGCGAAGGAATTGGCCCTCAAGATCGCCAGCGCAGCCCTCGACAAGCAAGCCATCACCATCGAGATCATCGACGTCGGGACCAAGGTCGACTACGCGAGCTACGTCGTGATCTGCTCCGGCCGCTCGGAGCGGCAGGTCGACGCGATCGCGACGGCGGTGGAGATCGCGCTCAAGCAGCTGAAGGTCTACCCGCTCGGGGTCGAGGGCCGCGAGGCGAACCAGTGGGTGCTCATGGACTACGGCGACGTCGTGTTCCACGTCTTCGAGGATCACACGCGCGGGTTCTACGACCTCGAGGGGCTGTGGATCGACGCGGCCCGCGTGCCGCTGCGGGCCGCCTCGGGCGCCTGA
- a CDS encoding 23S rRNA (pseudouridine(1915)-N(3))-methyltransferase RlmH: protein MRLKLVSVGRERSDPAAPLVAEYAARIRKLVPFEETVLKIDSDARVAERMRREASRSDLLVALDERGEQLSSRELAALVGGWMNRGLSEVTLVIGGPDGLPPEIKEAAGLRLGLSKMTLPHRLARLVLVEQLYRALAILRNVPYQK, encoded by the coding sequence GTGCGGCTCAAGCTCGTCAGCGTCGGCAGGGAGCGCTCCGATCCGGCGGCGCCGCTCGTCGCCGAGTACGCGGCGCGGATCCGGAAGCTCGTCCCGTTCGAGGAGACCGTCCTCAAGATCGACTCCGACGCGCGCGTCGCCGAGCGGATGCGGCGCGAGGCTTCGAGGAGCGATCTCCTCGTGGCGCTCGACGAGCGCGGCGAGCAGCTCTCGTCGCGCGAGCTCGCGGCTCTCGTCGGCGGCTGGATGAACCGCGGGCTCTCCGAGGTGACGCTCGTCATCGGCGGCCCGGACGGCCTGCCGCCCGAGATCAAGGAGGCCGCGGGGCTGCGGCTCGGCCTCTCGAAGATGACGCTCCCGCACAGGCTCGCGCGCCTCGTGCTCGTCGAGCAGCTGTACAGGGCGCTGGCGATCCTGCGCAACGTGCCGTATCAGAAGTGA
- a CDS encoding type II toxin-antitoxin system ParD family antitoxin, with translation MTLNVSLTPQQEARIRDRISSGEYVSASEVVRAALRLLDQQEELRKMKLEELRKEVMLGVAQAEAGEVETLDAAAIGTVKRRGRERLASSQRKSK, from the coding sequence ATGACGCTCAACGTCTCGCTCACGCCGCAACAGGAGGCGCGAATCCGCGACAGGATCAGCTCCGGAGAGTACGTATCCGCGAGCGAGGTGGTCCGCGCCGCGCTGCGGCTGCTCGATCAACAGGAAGAGTTGCGGAAGATGAAGCTCGAAGAGCTGCGAAAAGAGGTGATGCTCGGCGTCGCGCAGGCCGAGGCGGGAGAGGTCGAGACGCTCGACGCCGCGGCGATCGGCACGGTGAAGCGCCGGGGCCGCGAGCGGCTCGCTTCCTCGCAGAGAAAATCGAAATGA
- a CDS encoding type II toxin-antitoxin system RelE/ParE family toxin, with translation MTSLVLTRQARADLDEIWLYVAQDSLEAADRLVDTIFEKCGLIADSPQIGRERPEIAARVRSFPVRSYLIFYHEKDGSVFVDRVLSGYRDLLAAFDE, from the coding sequence ATGACGAGCCTGGTTCTCACGCGACAAGCCAGGGCGGACCTGGACGAGATCTGGCTCTATGTAGCGCAAGACAGCCTCGAAGCCGCCGATCGCCTCGTCGACACGATCTTCGAGAAGTGCGGGCTCATCGCCGACTCTCCGCAGATCGGGAGGGAGCGGCCCGAGATAGCGGCCAGGGTTCGCAGCTTCCCGGTGAGGAGCTACCTGATCTTCTACCACGAGAAGGACGGGAGCGTGTTCGTGGACCGCGTGTTGAGCGGCTACCGTGATCTGCTCGCGGCGTTCGACGAATAG
- the gpmI gene encoding 2,3-bisphosphoglycerate-independent phosphoglycerate mutase produces MSGSNRKPVMLVVMDGWGLAKPSAHNAITLARTPVFDALWKERPHSQLAAHGRAVGLPDGQMGNSEVGHLNLGAGRIVPQDIVRIDDAVADGSFAANPAFNEAIAKIRAAGGKAHLMGLCSPGGVHSSLEHLYALVDLLAGAGLEVRLHAITDGRDTPPSSARGYLKEIEARIRGKAEVAVVVGRFWTMDRDKRWERVERGYLAHVQGRGALHASADEAIAAAYAAGQTDEFVEPRVICGADGAPKGRIGDGDGVFFFNFRADRAREITRALNFEGFDGFAREVVPRLSAYVCMTEYDESFGLPIAFGQLSMRNILGELLAARGLGQFRCAETEKYAHVTFFFNGGSEAPFPGEERALVPSPKEVATYDLKPQMSAAQVTEKVLARLAAADDAFVLVNYANPDMVGHTGVLAAAIVAAETVDREVGRLCEAVRAKGGALIITADHGNCEQMLDEATGEPHTAHTLNPVPVVLVDDARPGVALRDGGSLRDVAPTVLELLGVERPAEMTGLSLVSR; encoded by the coding sequence ATGAGCGGATCGAATCGAAAACCGGTGATGCTCGTGGTGATGGACGGCTGGGGGCTGGCGAAGCCGTCGGCGCACAACGCGATAACCCTCGCGCGGACGCCGGTGTTCGACGCGCTCTGGAAGGAGCGGCCGCATTCGCAGCTCGCCGCCCACGGCCGCGCCGTCGGCCTCCCGGACGGGCAGATGGGCAACTCCGAGGTCGGGCACTTGAACCTCGGCGCGGGCCGGATCGTGCCGCAGGACATCGTGCGGATCGACGACGCGGTCGCCGACGGCTCGTTCGCCGCGAACCCGGCGTTCAACGAGGCGATCGCGAAGATCCGGGCCGCGGGCGGCAAGGCGCACCTCATGGGGCTCTGCTCGCCGGGCGGCGTCCACAGCTCGCTCGAGCACCTGTACGCGCTCGTCGACCTGCTCGCGGGCGCCGGCCTCGAGGTGCGGCTCCACGCGATCACCGACGGCCGCGACACGCCGCCCTCCTCGGCGCGCGGCTACCTGAAGGAGATCGAGGCGCGGATCCGGGGCAAGGCGGAGGTCGCGGTCGTCGTCGGCCGCTTCTGGACCATGGACCGCGACAAGCGGTGGGAGCGCGTCGAGCGCGGCTACCTCGCGCACGTCCAGGGGCGGGGCGCGCTCCACGCGAGCGCGGACGAGGCGATCGCGGCGGCGTACGCGGCGGGCCAGACCGACGAGTTCGTCGAGCCGCGCGTGATCTGCGGCGCCGACGGCGCGCCCAAGGGCCGCATCGGGGACGGCGACGGCGTCTTCTTCTTCAACTTCCGCGCCGACCGGGCGCGCGAGATCACGCGGGCGCTCAACTTCGAGGGGTTCGACGGCTTCGCGCGCGAGGTCGTGCCGCGGCTCTCCGCGTACGTCTGCATGACCGAGTACGACGAGAGCTTCGGGCTGCCGATCGCGTTCGGGCAGCTCTCGATGCGGAACATCCTCGGCGAGCTGCTCGCCGCGCGCGGGCTCGGGCAGTTCCGGTGCGCCGAGACGGAGAAGTACGCGCACGTCACGTTCTTCTTCAACGGCGGGTCCGAGGCGCCGTTCCCGGGCGAGGAGCGGGCGCTCGTGCCGTCGCCGAAGGAGGTGGCGACGTACGACCTGAAGCCGCAGATGAGCGCGGCGCAGGTGACCGAGAAAGTGCTCGCGCGGCTCGCCGCGGCGGACGACGCCTTCGTCCTCGTCAACTACGCGAACCCGGACATGGTGGGCCACACGGGCGTCCTCGCGGCCGCGATCGTCGCCGCCGAGACCGTGGACCGGGAGGTCGGCAGGCTGTGCGAGGCGGTGCGCGCCAAGGGCGGCGCCTTGATCATCACGGCGGATCACGGCAACTGCGAGCAGATGCTCGACGAGGCGACAGGCGAGCCGCACACCGCGCACACCCTGAACCCGGTGCCGGTGGTCCTCGTGGACGACGCGCGGCCGGGCGTCGCCCTCCGGGACGGCGGCTCGCTGCGGGACGTCGCGCCCACGGTGCTCGAGCTGCTCGGCGTCGAGCGGCCGGCCGAGATGACCGGCCTCTCGCTCGTCTCGAGGTAG